From a single Deltaproteobacteria bacterium genomic region:
- a CDS encoding type II/IV secretion system protein has protein sequence MRMQPEHLGLLDSLFVDAVGERASDLHLERYGARVRVRLRVDGDLHDVSHYRLHTDQFSGIVNALKVRAGLDIAESRAPQGGRCSFRIGGRIFDLRVQTQPSLHGEHVVVRFLPQDRELYSVESLGFSAELTARFVRTIRSPSGLVLVAGKTGSGKSTTLYAGLQQLARRSTRKVISVEDPIEYAIEDVQQTQVNPAVGFDFAQAMRFFVRQDPDVILVGEIRDPETALEALRASQTGHLVLSTIHANDAIDAVQRLFDLGQHPNSIAAELLAVFSQRLAKRICVACREPADPDPAILHEIYPLGVPAGFRCYRGRGCERCREPADPDPAILHEIYPLGVPAGFRCYRGRGCERCRERGSYGRIALGEYMPSSRELRLAIAHHAALDELRETARATGLSPLRENALAAVQAGTIALEELPLLLSQELLAG, from the coding sequence GTGCGGATGCAGCCGGAGCACCTGGGGCTGCTCGATTCGCTCTTCGTCGACGCGGTCGGCGAGCGCGCGAGCGACCTGCACCTGGAGCGATACGGGGCACGAGTTCGCGTGCGCCTGCGCGTGGACGGCGATCTGCACGACGTGTCCCATTACCGGCTTCACACCGATCAGTTCTCGGGAATCGTGAACGCGCTGAAGGTTCGCGCCGGCTTGGACATCGCCGAATCGCGTGCGCCGCAGGGCGGGCGCTGCTCGTTTCGGATCGGCGGGCGCATCTTCGACCTGCGCGTCCAGACGCAGCCTTCGCTGCATGGCGAGCACGTCGTCGTGCGCTTCCTGCCGCAGGATCGGGAGCTCTACTCGGTCGAGTCGCTCGGCTTCTCGGCGGAGCTCACCGCGCGCTTCGTGCGGACGATCCGAAGCCCGTCCGGCCTCGTTCTGGTCGCGGGCAAAACCGGAAGCGGCAAGTCCACCACGCTTTACGCCGGGCTTCAGCAGCTGGCGAGGCGGAGCACGCGCAAGGTGATCAGCGTCGAGGATCCGATCGAATACGCGATCGAGGACGTTCAGCAGACCCAGGTGAATCCGGCGGTCGGCTTCGACTTCGCGCAGGCGATGCGTTTCTTCGTCCGCCAGGATCCAGACGTGATCCTGGTCGGCGAGATCCGCGACCCCGAGACGGCGCTCGAGGCCCTGCGCGCGTCGCAGACCGGGCATCTCGTGCTCTCCACCATCCACGCGAACGATGCGATCGACGCCGTGCAGCGGCTCTTCGACCTGGGCCAGCATCCGAACTCGATCGCCGCCGAGCTTCTCGCGGTTTTCTCGCAGCGGCTCGCGAAACGGATCTGTGTCGCTTGCCGGGAGCCGGCCGATCCCGATCCCGCGATCCTGCACGAGATCTATCCGCTCGGCGTGCCGGCGGGATTCCGGTGCTACCGCGGGCGCGGCTGCGAACGCTGCCGGGAGCCGGCCGATCCCGATCCCGCGATCCTGCACGAGATCTATCCGCTCGGCGTGCCGGCGGGATTCCGGTGCTACCGCGGGCGCGGCTGCGAACGCTGCCGTGAGCGAGGCAGCTACGGCCGGATCGCGCTCGGCGAGTACATGCCCAGCTCGCGCGAGCTGCGGCTCGCGATCGCCCACCACGCGGCGCTCGACGAGCTCCGCGAGACCGCTCGTGCGACGGGTCTCTCTCCGTTGCGCGAAAACGCGCTCGCGGCCGTGCAGGCCGGCACGATCGCGCTCGAGGAGCTTCCCTTGCTCCTCTCGCAGGAGCTGCTGGCCGGCTGA
- a CDS encoding J domain-containing protein — MDEKDPYALLGVARTASDDEIRKAYRKLARKYHPDVNPNDRKAEERFKEISLAYEVLADKEKRARYDEFGAQSFAQGFDPDQAREYARWSRGASQSPFHTRSASDVDIDIEDLLGGLFGGARRPRGPAKGADAEGEIAIDFLDAVRGGEVRVQVAGRGALRVKIPPGADTGTRIRLAGQGDEGVLGGSRGDLFLTLRVRPHPFFSRNGSDLSLDLPVTLPELVLGASIEVPTPDGTVTMRIPAGSANGRSLRLRGKGVAKLGAAGERGDLYVRLVAELPDPADPRLEAIMKELEPLYEGRDVRARLKKGAP, encoded by the coding sequence ATGGACGAGAAGGATCCCTATGCACTGCTCGGTGTGGCGCGCACCGCGAGCGACGACGAGATCCGCAAGGCGTACCGGAAGCTCGCCCGGAAATACCATCCGGACGTGAACCCGAACGATCGGAAGGCCGAGGAGCGCTTCAAGGAGATCTCGCTCGCCTACGAGGTGCTCGCCGACAAGGAGAAGCGCGCGCGCTACGACGAATTCGGCGCGCAGAGCTTCGCGCAGGGCTTCGATCCCGATCAGGCGCGGGAGTACGCGCGCTGGTCGCGCGGCGCGAGCCAGAGCCCGTTCCACACTCGCTCCGCCAGCGACGTCGACATCGACATCGAGGACCTGCTCGGCGGCCTGTTCGGGGGCGCACGCAGGCCGCGCGGGCCGGCCAAAGGGGCGGACGCCGAGGGGGAGATCGCGATCGACTTCCTCGACGCCGTGCGCGGCGGCGAGGTGCGCGTGCAGGTGGCCGGGCGCGGGGCGCTGCGCGTGAAGATCCCGCCGGGCGCCGACACCGGCACGCGGATCCGGCTCGCCGGTCAGGGCGACGAGGGCGTGCTCGGCGGGTCGCGCGGGGATCTGTTCCTGACGCTGCGGGTCCGCCCGCACCCTTTCTTCAGCAGGAACGGCAGCGATCTGTCGCTCGATCTTCCGGTGACGCTGCCAGAGCTCGTGCTCGGCGCCTCGATCGAGGTGCCGACGCCCGACGGGACGGTGACGATGAGGATCCCCGCCGGCTCGGCGAACGGCCGCAGCTTGCGACTGCGCGGAAAGGGGGTGGCGAAGCTCGGCGCCGCCGGCGAGCGCGGCGACCTGTACGTGCGGCTCGTGGCCGAGCTTCCAGACCCGGCGGATCCGCGGCTCGAGGCGATCATGAAGGAGCTCGAGCCGCTCTACGAGGGGCGCGACGTGCGCGCCCGGCTGAAGAAGGGCGCGCCGTGA